From the Schistocerca piceifrons isolate TAMUIC-IGC-003096 chromosome 2, iqSchPice1.1, whole genome shotgun sequence genome, the window TACAGAATTGTGAAGATTTTTATGCTTGTTCATAAATATCAGAAACACAAGCTGCAAAAGATGTACCTTTTTAGCTATATATGTGCAGAGTAGGTAATTATCCACTGTACCGAAAGAAAACTTTgagtttaataataataaattctgtcACATTTAGTTTAAAATTTTGACAGATTTGTTTTCTCTTTATAGGACAGCCTCATGAAGGATCAGGCTATGCCTCACAGAAGGTACTTCAAATGGCATGGCATCGTTTAGAACACGCAAGAAGTAGGGTGAATGAACTGGAGAGAATTAAAAATAAGCATCTACAGGCACGTGCAGCTTTGAGGAACCAACAGCAAATCACCCAAGTACAACAGAATGGATCACAACCAGTCACCAATGCCCACGGAGGAACCTCAGCATAATTTTCGAAGAAGCTGTTTTCATATCATTCGTCGCTGACTGTATGAGGCTAACTGTTTCAACATGTGTCAAAAGTCAAGTGAAAACTTTATGCTGAAAGAAATGTCAATGTTGTAAGCAGGTGTTTTTTCTCAAATTTCTGAGTGTTGCAAGGACTAAgaacatattttaaaaatacagAACTAGCAACAGCATTGTGTTTAAACAGTTAACTGAAGTATGGTTCTTGAGGAGCATTCTGCACTCTTTCGTGCAACTGCAGAGTATAAAAGATTCTCATATTTTTAATGGCATTGCAGGAATGAAACCTAGGTGCatttcacgagtttctcctgtggtATAAAAATGTTCCTTTCCAATGTTTTTctcattatttatatttattgacaTAAATACGATGTTTTCAGTATTTTACTGGAAGAACTGATGATGTATGGAAGGCTTTAATGAACCAGAAGTCATGGACATTTTTACTCATCTGTACATTGTATATATTATTAGTATTGAGCAATGATGTTGTACAATTTGTTAATTACATAACAGTTTAACAGTTGTAATTTTCATTGACATTCATTCATGTAACTCAAATAcatacatcaaacaatggaaaatccaggatggaatgtaacaatataatgaagaggatagctgagatgctgagtcacagaaaggcacaccAAAAGGCTGTCGGGAAGTTAGCTTTCAGACAAGTTCTTTGTCAGAAATAGACAACATAAACACAAGCGCACACTCACgcaaagttaaaacacacacacacacacacacacacacacacacacacacacacacacacacacgcacgcacacacctcTGGCAGCTCGAGCTAGACTCAAatgtggctccagctgccagagtctgtgatcatgtatgtgtgagttgcatctgcgcgcgcgcatgtgtgtgtgtgtgtgtgtgtgtgtgtgtgtgtgtgtgtgtgtgtgtgttagctatttttgacaaaggccttgttaacCGAAAGCGAACTTTCGAacagtctttttgatgtgcctttctgtgactcagcaaaTACACATATCAGCATATTTAGTTATAATCATATGATATGAGGGCTGCCAGCCCAAATATGACCTCTCCAGGTTGATCTGGAGAAAATAACGAACCAGGTTGGACCCGAGTGTTAAGGAAAAGTGATTCAAAAAGgaaaaactttaataactgcatatGAATCAAAAATTTGGGGCAGAGGGAGAGAACTAACAGGAAAACAAGGTGGAGCCCAATGATACAGCAAATAAATTTaagtaaaataagcaaaatatgtaaaATTCACAAATCATTCAACAGTGGTGTGTCTCGAACTTTTGTTTCAACTTGATGGACCTAAATGACCGATGGTGAAATGCTCATAAGATGGCTTATGTCCAAAATGGGCAGTTTTGTGTATTAGTATGACAATTGGAAAGTAAAAGTATCTCTTTGCTCACTATCAATACAGTATTACCAGAAACAGTGATTTCAAGTATTCTTTCACAAATGATCCTACATTGGACAAGTAATTAACAAATGGATCTGCTATTGGGGCTCAACATCTATTGTAGTCACGAGGGCTCTGAAAAATCACTATTCTTAACATTTACATGGCTAAAATGTGTAGTAGTTTAACCCAATACCGTAGCGGTAACCCCTAAGGTCAGGATTTTTAGTGGGGGTGGAAAATAAGCAGATGGGGTAGTGATGCTACTAGTGCAGGAGGCCA encodes:
- the LOC124776700 gene encoding mediator of RNA polymerase II transcription subunit 11 produces the protein MTAPMERIQVLDTIEKDIITCLQSAGQALTELSKEKSSLKQAEVQTNQFLKTLNQVEAKLTEQINYLTQVSTGQPHEGSGYASQKVLQMAWHRLEHARSRVNELERIKNKHLQARAALRNQQQITQVQQNGSQPVTNAHGGTSA